A single Rhodothermales bacterium DNA region contains:
- a CDS encoding ATP-dependent DNA ligase: MKRFAELYAALDATTKTNEKVAAIRAYFEVAPPEDAAWAVYFLSGKRPKRLVRSRDLRAWATEAAGIPDWLFAESYSAVGDFAETVALLLPAEGQGDSPALHRMMSERILPLRNMLEDQQKTALMVLWASLGRTERFVFNKLITGGFRVGVSRKLMVRGLAEASGIPAEVLLHRLMGHWEPTAEFFNRLVDHNTDDASVSRPYPFCLAHALEKPVEELGAVTVWQAEWKWDGIRAQVVVRGGQVYIWSRGGELITDAYPEVVEAAFRLPEGTVLDGELLAWNNGVLPFDQMQRRIGRKKVGPKLRKEVPVVLLAYDLLEADGEDLRAVALSDRRARLEALLGVWPDPHLSTSDVVRGQDWSDLAAFRAESRDRGVEGLMLKRLDGPYAAGRPTGLWWKWKIAPRTVDAVLIYAQPGHGKRSGLYTDYTFAVRDGDALVPFAKAYSGLSNEEIREVDRFVRRNTVERFGPVRSVKPELVFEIAFEGIWRSKRHKSGIAVRFPRMARWRRDLGPADADSLADLESMLGNAHA; this comes from the coding sequence GTCGGGAAAACGGCCAAAACGACTTGTGCGCAGCCGCGACCTGCGCGCCTGGGCCACCGAAGCCGCAGGGATTCCCGATTGGCTGTTCGCGGAGTCGTACAGCGCGGTGGGTGACTTCGCGGAGACGGTGGCCCTCCTCCTGCCCGCCGAGGGCCAGGGCGACTCTCCTGCGTTGCATCGGATGATGTCCGAGCGCATCCTTCCGCTGCGCAACATGCTGGAGGATCAGCAGAAGACGGCGCTCATGGTGCTATGGGCATCGCTGGGCCGGACCGAGCGTTTTGTCTTCAACAAACTCATCACCGGTGGCTTCCGGGTGGGAGTTTCGCGCAAGCTCATGGTGCGAGGGTTGGCCGAGGCATCCGGGATTCCGGCCGAGGTGCTGCTCCACCGGCTCATGGGCCACTGGGAGCCGACCGCGGAGTTCTTCAACCGGCTGGTGGACCACAATACGGATGATGCGTCTGTAAGCAGGCCATACCCGTTTTGCCTGGCACACGCTCTGGAGAAGCCGGTGGAAGAGCTAGGGGCGGTGACTGTCTGGCAGGCTGAATGGAAATGGGACGGGATCCGGGCCCAGGTTGTCGTTCGTGGCGGACAGGTATACATCTGGTCACGTGGGGGCGAGCTGATCACGGACGCCTATCCCGAGGTGGTCGAGGCGGCGTTCCGGCTACCGGAAGGCACCGTGCTGGACGGCGAACTCCTGGCCTGGAATAACGGCGTGCTGCCGTTTGACCAGATGCAGCGGCGAATAGGCCGCAAGAAGGTCGGCCCGAAGCTGCGCAAAGAGGTGCCGGTCGTGCTGTTGGCATACGACCTGCTGGAGGCAGACGGCGAGGATCTCCGTGCGGTGGCTTTGAGTGACCGCCGCGCACGGTTGGAGGCGCTGCTGGGCGTCTGGCCGGATCCTCACCTTTCCACTTCCGATGTGGTTCGGGGGCAGGACTGGTCCGACCTGGCCGCGTTTCGCGCCGAAAGCCGGGACCGTGGCGTCGAGGGACTGATGCTCAAACGCCTGGATGGCCCCTACGCAGCCGGACGCCCCACCGGCCTGTGGTGGAAATGGAAAATTGCTCCACGCACCGTGGACGCCGTGCTCATATATGCTCAGCCCGGCCACGGAAAACGCAGCGGCCTCTACACCGACTACACCTTTGCAGTGCGAGACGGTGACGCCCTTGTGCCTTTTGCCAAGGCTTACTCCGGGCTCTCGAATGAGGAAATCCGGGAGGTCGATCGCTTCGTGCGCCGCAACACGGTGGAGCGATTCGGCCCGGTCCGCAGCGTGAAGCCGGAACTGGTGTTCGAGATTGCTTTCGAGGGTATCTGGCGCTCGAAACGGCACAAGTCGGGCATCGCGGTGCGATTTCCGCGCATGGCACGCTGGCGACGGGATCTGGGCCCTGCGGATGCCGATTCGTTGGCCGATCTGGAATCGATGTTGGGCAACGCGCATGCATAG
- a CDS encoding phosphatase PAP2 family protein translates to MHSPVRPLGYYLRMMLVAYAVWAALFIGIGILTADLPGYDLRIGLDHAIPLWEWTVWIYSFCYIIPVFAVLAVQDGHRLNRLLVAVFVSTLSAAVVYAAVPVIYPYPEIADTVSGRFLAWQVALDFEPGGNKLPSLHVANAFLVWLAVRSRGRAWSWALLAAAVIISASTLTTKRHLVGDVVLGTAWAFWAWWASGILHRRWFDRGVPGRESLLKRVGMLRS, encoded by the coding sequence ATGCATAGTCCGGTCCGGCCCCTCGGCTACTATTTGCGCATGATGCTTGTCGCGTATGCGGTCTGGGCTGCCCTGTTTATCGGAATAGGGATCCTGACGGCGGATCTACCGGGCTACGACCTCCGCATCGGCCTCGACCACGCGATTCCGCTCTGGGAGTGGACGGTGTGGATCTACAGCTTCTGCTACATCATCCCCGTGTTTGCCGTGCTCGCCGTGCAGGACGGACATCGTCTGAACAGGCTACTGGTAGCCGTCTTCGTCTCGACCCTGTCGGCGGCCGTGGTCTACGCGGCGGTGCCGGTCATCTACCCGTATCCCGAGATCGCGGACACCGTGTCGGGCCGATTCCTGGCCTGGCAGGTGGCGCTGGACTTTGAGCCAGGCGGCAACAAGTTGCCCAGCCTGCACGTCGCCAACGCGTTCCTGGTGTGGCTGGCCGTGCGATCCCGCGGCCGCGCGTGGTCCTGGGCGCTCCTGGCCGCGGCCGTGATTATTTCGGCCTCTACACTGACTACCAAGCGGCATCTGGTGGGCGATGTGGTCCTGGGCACGGCCTGGGCCTTCTGGGCCTGGTGGGCGTCGGGCATTCTGCACCGCCGGTGGTTTGATCGTGGGGTACCGGGGCGCGAGAGTTTGCTGAAGCGGGTCGGTATGCTGCGTTCGTGA
- a CDS encoding DUF3465 domain-containing protein produces the protein MSRRSVISLLGVLILVALYLVQVSSGPGDIETAFEAGQSDVWLSGEGTVVRTLPDDNEGSRHQRFIVELASGHTVLVSHNIDLAPRLDGLEVGDLVSFHGEYEWNDRGGVIHWTHHDPDGRRMGGWVEFEGQQYR, from the coding sequence ATGTCCCGCCGGTCGGTCATATCGCTGCTCGGCGTCCTGATCCTGGTGGCACTGTACCTCGTTCAGGTTTCCTCCGGGCCGGGCGACATCGAGACGGCGTTTGAGGCTGGACAGTCCGATGTGTGGCTTTCCGGCGAGGGCACGGTCGTGCGGACCCTGCCCGACGACAACGAAGGATCGCGCCACCAGCGCTTCATCGTGGAGTTGGCCTCTGGTCACACGGTGCTCGTTTCCCACAACATCGATCTGGCTCCCCGCCTGGACGGGCTCGAGGTCGGAGACCTTGTGTCCTTCCACGGCGAATACGAATGGAACGACCGCGGTGGGGTCATTCACTGGACACACCACGACCCCGACGGGCGACGCATGGGTGGCTGGGTCGAGTTTGAGGGACAGCAGTACCGGTAG
- a CDS encoding addiction module protein — protein MTPTTISLLQRVLSLSDRDRAIFADMLVQSLSGLEPAKVEDAWLAEAVRRAEAIDRGEETTVPWEEVRERLHAQIRDSGA, from the coding sequence ATGACACCGACCACGATCTCTCTCCTGCAGCGGGTCCTGAGCCTGAGCGACCGCGATCGAGCCATCTTCGCCGATATGCTCGTCCAGAGTCTTTCGGGCTTGGAGCCGGCCAAGGTCGAAGATGCATGGTTGGCGGAGGCCGTGCGCCGGGCCGAGGCAATTGACCGTGGCGAAGAGACCACCGTTCCCTGGGAAGAAGTGAGGGAACGGCTACATGCACAAATCAGGGACTCCGGAGCTTAG
- a CDS encoding type II toxin-antitoxin system RelE/ParE family toxin, whose amino-acid sequence MHKSGTPELRLSRQAERDLNSATAWYLADSRSAAASFVEQVEQAFRLILEFPNVGVPLATGYRRSNLQAFPYAVIYRVTSDAVEVLAVAHHRRMPGYWRGPEPEP is encoded by the coding sequence ATGCACAAATCAGGGACTCCGGAGCTTAGACTCTCCCGGCAGGCTGAGCGCGACCTGAATTCAGCTACCGCATGGTACCTGGCAGACTCACGGTCGGCCGCTGCCAGCTTTGTTGAGCAGGTCGAGCAGGCTTTCAGGCTAATCCTGGAGTTCCCCAACGTTGGAGTGCCCTTGGCGACCGGTTACCGGAGAAGCAATCTCCAGGCATTCCCGTACGCCGTCATCTACCGGGTTACCTCTGATGCGGTCGAGGTTCTGGCCGTCGCCCATCACCGTCGGATGCCGGGATACTGGAGAGGACCCGAACCGGAACCATAG
- a CDS encoding type II toxin-antitoxin system Phd/YefM family antitoxin, which produces MRVYTYSEARQQLASVLDQASEDGEIRIKRRDGTEFSLRPVVSECSPLDVPAIDAGLTREEIVELVREGRERD; this is translated from the coding sequence ATGAGAGTGTACACGTACTCAGAAGCGCGCCAGCAGCTGGCCTCGGTCCTCGATCAGGCCTCCGAAGACGGAGAGATCCGGATCAAGAGACGAGACGGTACCGAGTTCTCCCTTCGCCCGGTTGTCAGCGAGTGTTCTCCATTGGACGTCCCTGCGATCGACGCGGGCCTAACGCGAGAGGAGATTGTGGAGCTTGTGAGGGAAGGACGCGAGCGGGACTAG
- a CDS encoding type II toxin-antitoxin system VapC family toxin, with the protein MSAALKRGRLSARQVSKALAIFETIAIRTPDIDHGEALKLAVRARIYAYDAYVLQCARQYRAPLLTLDGRQREVAAELGISLLEV; encoded by the coding sequence TTGTCAGCAGCGCTGAAGAGGGGCCGCCTCTCAGCCCGGCAGGTCTCCAAAGCGCTGGCCATCTTCGAGACGATCGCAATCCGGACCCCGGACATTGATCACGGAGAGGCGCTTAAACTGGCAGTCCGCGCAAGGATCTACGCATACGATGCCTACGTCCTTCAGTGCGCGCGGCAGTACAGGGCGCCACTCCTGACGCTGGATGGCAGGCAACGTGAAGTAGCCGCCGAACTGGGAATCTCACTCCTAGAGGTCTAA
- a CDS encoding fumarylacetoacetate hydrolase family protein: protein MKSLPAILLLLVLVLPTQAQDARHYVRFQAGETLAYGELVGETVYEHAGYNVLEPGTRTGRTFPVSAVKLLSPIDPAQVPKVIGVAVNTRGAGRTGPVPNPRWFAKMPTSLRGPGDAVELPEEAGNLNYEGELVLVIGKGGRHIPEADAMDHIFGVTVGNDFSENTWYGERAGLDHPTRLISKGTDSWAPIGPAIVTGVNYLDLGVEVRLNGEVVQTGRTTELANGVPNLISYISRYMTLQPGDLIFTGTVGRVQGARRVMEHGDEIDVEIEHLGTLTNTIVNMMDVAHHAAPSVIQAPTSFEVDASWPKPLPNNWILGQASGVDVDADGNIWVLQRPLTLSAREAGLVQDPPISSCCRPAPSVIQFSPEGDVLRAWGGPDSGMRWPRSEHGLVVDPDGNIWIGSNGGGDQVVMKFTPDGKKLLQIGEWGETGGSDSQTLLGQPADIAVVGGEAYIADGYGNRRIVVFDAETGAYKRHWGAYGAEPHDDDLPAWEPGQDQESFRSPVHGVRIADDGKVYVADRVNNRVQVFTKDGEFLQEGFVAPNTRAMGSVWDIELSRDADQTYLYVPDGTNQTVWVLLRSSLEVVGSFGRGGRQAGQFGWLHNLAMDAHGNVYTTEVDQYKRVQKFRPVRR from the coding sequence ATGAAGTCCCTCCCTGCGATTCTGCTACTTTTGGTCCTGGTGCTGCCCACTCAAGCGCAGGATGCCCGTCATTATGTGCGATTCCAGGCCGGAGAGACGCTCGCGTACGGGGAGCTGGTAGGCGAGACCGTGTACGAGCATGCCGGGTACAACGTGCTGGAGCCGGGCACGCGCACTGGGCGCACCTTCCCGGTGTCGGCGGTCAAGCTGCTGAGTCCGATCGATCCTGCCCAGGTGCCGAAAGTGATCGGCGTGGCGGTCAATACGCGCGGAGCGGGACGCACGGGTCCGGTGCCGAATCCGCGTTGGTTCGCCAAGATGCCGACCAGTCTGCGGGGTCCGGGTGATGCGGTTGAGCTGCCCGAGGAGGCCGGTAACCTGAACTACGAGGGCGAGCTGGTGCTCGTGATCGGCAAGGGCGGGCGACACATCCCGGAGGCCGACGCCATGGACCACATCTTCGGCGTGACGGTGGGCAATGATTTCAGCGAGAACACGTGGTATGGCGAGCGCGCGGGACTGGACCACCCGACGCGACTTATTTCAAAGGGCACCGACTCCTGGGCGCCCATCGGCCCGGCGATTGTGACGGGCGTGAATTACCTGGACCTGGGTGTGGAGGTGCGACTGAACGGAGAGGTTGTCCAGACCGGACGCACGACTGAGTTGGCCAACGGCGTGCCGAACCTGATTTCCTACATCAGCCGGTACATGACCCTGCAGCCCGGGGACCTGATCTTTACAGGCACGGTCGGTCGCGTGCAGGGTGCGCGCCGTGTGATGGAGCACGGTGACGAGATCGATGTGGAGATCGAGCACCTCGGCACGCTCACGAACACGATCGTCAACATGATGGACGTGGCGCACCATGCAGCGCCTTCCGTCATCCAGGCGCCGACCTCCTTTGAGGTGGATGCTTCGTGGCCCAAGCCGCTGCCCAACAACTGGATTCTGGGGCAGGCATCGGGCGTGGATGTCGATGCCGACGGCAACATCTGGGTGCTGCAGCGGCCGCTGACGCTTTCTGCGCGGGAGGCCGGACTGGTTCAGGATCCGCCGATTTCGTCGTGCTGTCGGCCAGCACCGTCTGTGATTCAGTTCTCTCCGGAGGGCGATGTGCTCCGTGCCTGGGGCGGACCGGATTCCGGAATGCGGTGGCCCCGCTCTGAGCACGGGCTGGTCGTGGATCCGGACGGCAACATCTGGATCGGCTCCAACGGTGGCGGTGACCAGGTGGTGATGAAGTTCACGCCGGATGGGAAGAAGCTGCTCCAGATCGGGGAGTGGGGCGAGACCGGAGGCTCCGACAGCCAGACCCTGCTCGGTCAGCCCGCGGACATCGCGGTCGTTGGCGGCGAGGCGTACATCGCCGACGGCTACGGGAATCGTCGTATCGTGGTGTTCGATGCAGAGACCGGCGCCTACAAGCGTCACTGGGGAGCGTATGGCGCGGAGCCCCACGATGATGATCTGCCCGCTTGGGAGCCCGGACAGGACCAGGAGTCCTTCCGCAGCCCCGTGCACGGTGTGCGCATTGCGGACGACGGCAAGGTGTACGTGGCCGACCGCGTGAACAACCGCGTCCAGGTGTTCACCAAGGACGGAGAGTTCCTGCAAGAAGGCTTCGTGGCCCCCAATACCCGGGCGATGGGCAGTGTCTGGGACATCGAGCTCTCACGCGATGCCGACCAGACCTATCTCTACGTGCCGGATGGCACCAATCAAACCGTGTGGGTGCTGCTGCGCTCGAGCCTGGAGGTGGTCGGGTCTTTTGGTCGCGGCGGCCGGCAGGCCGGACAGTTCGGCTGGTTGCACAACCTGGCGATGGACGCGCACGGGAACGTGTACACGACCGAGGTGGATCAGTACAAGAGGGTACAGAAGTTTCGGCCGGTGCGGCGGTAG
- a CDS encoding PQQ-binding-like beta-propeller repeat protein gives MTRLTSVIAMCVTMVAGAQAQAVEWTHWGADEGSTRYAPLDQIDADNFLDLEVAWTWHANNFGPNTQYIYRATPIYANGKLYTVAGERRTVVCLDPETGETLWMWRMRENPRWEASTRKNYGKGVAFATVDGRDTIYLITAGYYMVALDAVTGQPVPHFGMNGMVDLHLGMGDYPVDADRGILDSGDITSSSPPIVVNGVIVVGNSHDRGYYPDRKENVPGHIRGYDARTGMMKWRFNVVPQEGEFGNDTWEGDSWRYTGNVSAWAPLSADSELGLVYIPTDTPTNDYYGGERLGQNLYGTSLIALDVETGERRWHFQMVHHDVWNYDTPNAPKLMDVTVDGAVVPIVVQTTKQGFAYVLNRETGEPVWPMEERPVPASDAPGEVASPTQPFPTKPPAFELQGITDDDLIDFTPEIKEQARELASRYRMGPLYTPPSLADHEDGTSGTFVVPGANGGANIPGGSAVDPETGMLYVATERGHSVIALIPGRERTIRGPSESAYVSLGPGGIRGPQGLPLLRPPWGSIVALNLNDGTLAWSIPNGDTPQSVKDHPALQGVDLPVTGKRSHANVLVTKSLLYYGEGRSGDPVLHALDKATGEEVARLSIPATTNTAPMSYMHNGRQYILLSVADAPDVTARIVALALPE, from the coding sequence ATGACCCGGCTTACTTCCGTTATTGCAATGTGCGTCACCATGGTCGCCGGGGCCCAGGCCCAGGCGGTGGAGTGGACGCACTGGGGCGCTGACGAAGGATCCACGCGGTATGCCCCGCTGGACCAGATCGACGCGGACAACTTCCTTGACCTGGAAGTGGCCTGGACATGGCACGCCAACAATTTTGGGCCGAACACCCAATACATTTATCGCGCCACCCCCATTTACGCCAACGGCAAACTCTACACCGTCGCAGGAGAGCGCCGAACGGTGGTTTGCCTGGATCCGGAAACCGGTGAAACGCTCTGGATGTGGCGCATGCGGGAGAATCCACGCTGGGAGGCCTCGACCCGCAAGAATTACGGCAAGGGCGTGGCCTTTGCCACGGTGGATGGCCGGGACACGATCTACCTGATCACGGCCGGCTACTACATGGTGGCGCTGGACGCCGTGACGGGGCAGCCCGTGCCGCACTTCGGCATGAACGGCATGGTGGATCTGCACCTGGGCATGGGGGACTATCCGGTCGATGCGGACCGCGGAATCCTGGACTCCGGCGACATCACCTCATCCAGTCCGCCGATCGTGGTCAACGGGGTGATCGTGGTCGGTAACTCACACGACCGCGGCTACTACCCGGACCGGAAGGAGAACGTGCCGGGACACATCCGCGGGTACGATGCACGCACAGGCATGATGAAGTGGCGCTTCAACGTGGTGCCACAGGAAGGTGAGTTCGGCAACGACACCTGGGAGGGCGACTCCTGGCGCTACACCGGCAACGTCTCGGCCTGGGCCCCGCTCAGCGCTGATTCCGAGCTCGGACTCGTCTACATCCCGACCGACACGCCCACCAACGACTACTACGGCGGCGAGCGGCTGGGACAAAACCTGTACGGAACCAGCCTCATCGCCCTGGATGTCGAGACGGGTGAGCGCCGCTGGCACTTCCAGATGGTGCATCACGACGTCTGGAACTACGACACGCCGAATGCGCCCAAATTGATGGATGTCACGGTCGATGGGGCCGTGGTGCCCATCGTCGTCCAGACCACCAAACAGGGATTTGCCTACGTGCTGAATCGCGAAACGGGCGAACCGGTCTGGCCGATGGAAGAGCGCCCCGTGCCCGCTTCCGATGCGCCGGGTGAGGTGGCGTCGCCTACGCAGCCCTTCCCGACGAAGCCGCCAGCGTTTGAGCTGCAGGGTATCACCGATGACGACCTCATCGACTTCACGCCGGAGATCAAGGAGCAGGCCCGCGAACTGGCCTCCCGCTATCGCATGGGTCCGCTGTACACGCCTCCGTCGCTGGCGGATCACGAAGACGGGACCAGCGGCACGTTTGTCGTGCCGGGCGCCAACGGGGGCGCAAACATCCCTGGCGGCTCGGCCGTTGATCCCGAGACAGGCATGCTCTACGTCGCTACTGAGCGCGGTCACAGTGTGATTGCGCTGATCCCGGGCCGGGAGCGCACCATCCGCGGGCCTTCCGAGTCGGCCTACGTCTCACTGGGCCCGGGCGGCATCCGCGGGCCGCAGGGCCTGCCTCTGCTCAGGCCGCCGTGGGGCTCGATTGTCGCGCTGAACCTGAATGACGGCACGCTGGCCTGGAGTATCCCGAATGGCGATACGCCTCAATCCGTCAAAGACCACCCTGCTCTACAGGGCGTCGATCTCCCGGTTACCGGCAAACGTAGTCACGCCAATGTGTTGGTGACGAAGTCGCTGCTGTATTACGGCGAGGGTCGCTCCGGAGACCCGGTCCTCCATGCACTCGACAAGGCGACAGGAGAGGAGGTGGCACGGCTCTCCATCCCGGCCACAACGAACACGGCGCCCATGAGCTACATGCACAACGGGCGCCAGTACATCCTGCTGTCCGTGGCAGACGCGCCGGATGTGACGGCGCGCATTGTCGCACTCGCCCTCCCCGAATAG
- a CDS encoding SDR family NAD(P)-dependent oxidoreductase — translation MKRTALVTGANRGIGFELCRQLRDVGHKVWLSARNPEAGMAAADELGVQFVRLDLADPGSIREARSVVGPVDILINNGAILESGDLLSVTGDAIERSVRINLEGAIHCIRAWAPDMVSQGWGRIVNVSSGWGSFDDGLGGPMAYSVTKAALNALTVSAARTLPPEVKCNAICPGWVQTDMGGAGASRTVERGAASVLWGATLPDFGPTGGFFRDGRRIAW, via the coding sequence ATGAAACGCACAGCCCTGGTCACCGGCGCAAACCGCGGCATTGGCTTTGAACTCTGCCGCCAACTCCGCGACGTCGGCCACAAGGTCTGGCTCAGCGCCCGCAACCCGGAGGCCGGTATGGCCGCAGCTGACGAGCTTGGCGTTCAGTTCGTGCGCCTTGACCTCGCGGACCCGGGGAGCATCCGGGAAGCACGCTCGGTGGTCGGCCCCGTGGACATCCTGATCAACAACGGGGCGATCCTCGAGAGTGGCGACCTGCTCTCGGTCACCGGCGATGCCATCGAGCGCTCGGTGCGCATCAACCTTGAGGGCGCAATCCACTGCATCCGCGCATGGGCCCCTGATATGGTGTCGCAGGGCTGGGGGCGCATTGTCAATGTTTCCAGCGGCTGGGGATCGTTCGACGATGGACTCGGCGGACCGATGGCCTATTCGGTGACCAAGGCAGCTCTGAACGCCCTGACGGTCAGCGCCGCACGCACGCTCCCACCCGAGGTCAAATGCAATGCCATCTGCCCCGGCTGGGTACAGACCGACATGGGGGGCGCGGGCGCGTCCCGGACAGTCGAGCGTGGTGCTGCAAGCGTGCTGTGGGGTGCTACCCTACCGGATTTCGGGCCCACCGGCGGATTCTTCCGGGACGGCCGGCGGATTGCGTGGTGA
- a CDS encoding MotA/TolQ/ExbB proton channel family protein produces the protein MFELINTGGPMFMVPLTLLLLAVIGLIIAGFVKPDARRTALLLHVGVFAAVWGILGQTLGLISALDAIEAMGGVSPAMLAGGLKVSFVTTVTGLSVLTLALAGWTAIRYRSGG, from the coding sequence ATGTTCGAACTCATCAACACCGGCGGACCCATGTTCATGGTGCCGCTCACGCTCCTCCTACTGGCGGTAATCGGCCTCATCATCGCCGGGTTCGTAAAGCCCGACGCCCGCCGGACCGCGCTACTCCTGCACGTGGGCGTGTTCGCCGCGGTGTGGGGAATTCTTGGGCAGACGCTGGGCCTGATTTCTGCGCTGGATGCCATCGAGGCGATGGGCGGGGTCAGCCCGGCCATGCTTGCCGGAGGCTTGAAGGTCTCCTTTGTAACGACCGTGACCGGACTGTCCGTGCTTACGCTTGCGCTGGCTGGGTGGACCGCGATCCGGTATCGGAGCGGGGGGTGA
- a CDS encoding LytTR family transcriptional regulator, producing the protein MKRAMGWAAFWALAATFYIQYFGREGADVFRIALPLLAVAFATELTIGGVLLPRYLLRGHRTEFLVYTCYTVVLSFWLVLGLVVGEFMVAGYRIDAMSPAALDRTGLLMGVYVVVAVALCIRLIGHWDGLQAELAGSQRAAKPLEIQVDRRTVRLAPERIAWLESAGDYVLVNTDDGQHMTKARLGQLAARLEDAGFLRVHRSFVVRRDAVDVVSATELQIRGTTIPVSRTYREAVREALGS; encoded by the coding sequence ATGAAACGGGCGATGGGCTGGGCCGCATTCTGGGCGCTCGCAGCCACCTTCTACATTCAGTATTTCGGGCGCGAGGGTGCCGATGTCTTTCGCATCGCACTCCCTCTCCTGGCAGTAGCCTTTGCTACCGAGCTCACCATCGGCGGCGTGCTGCTGCCCCGCTACCTGCTGCGCGGCCATCGCACCGAGTTTCTGGTGTACACCTGCTACACCGTGGTTCTGAGCTTCTGGCTTGTGCTGGGTCTCGTGGTCGGCGAGTTCATGGTTGCCGGCTACCGGATCGACGCCATGAGTCCTGCCGCACTGGACCGTACCGGGCTGCTCATGGGCGTGTACGTCGTCGTGGCGGTCGCTCTCTGCATTCGCCTGATCGGCCACTGGGACGGACTGCAGGCTGAACTGGCGGGCTCGCAACGGGCGGCCAAGCCGCTCGAGATTCAGGTGGACCGCCGGACCGTGCGGCTGGCGCCGGAGCGCATCGCCTGGCTGGAGAGCGCGGGTGACTACGTGCTGGTCAATACGGACGACGGCCAGCACATGACCAAGGCCCGGCTTGGACAACTGGCGGCCCGGCTCGAAGACGCAGGCTTTCTGCGCGTGCACCGCTCGTTTGTCGTGCGTCGGGACGCGGTGGATGTGGTCTCGGCTACCGAACTGCAGATCAGGGGAACGACCATACCGGTGTCACGCACCTACCGGGAGGCGGTCAGAGAGGCACTGGGTTCCTAG